A genomic region of Marinihelvus fidelis contains the following coding sequences:
- a CDS encoding efflux RND transporter permease subunit: MTRMNPYAALIEWFARNPVAANLLMFIILLGGLYSAFTIKKEAQPKIETNMVTVSMPFLGASPEDVEEGILVKIEEAIQDIEGIKEIISTARRGSGTVQAEVLTDYDVSEVMDEIKARVDAIPTFPDNTEKPVVSRTRFEQQVLMVTVFGSVPERTLKEFAKQVRNEIVTLPGVTRAQILGGRDYEISIEVSEHTLQAYDLTLAEVAAAIRQGSLDLPAGSIRSEAGDIQVRTKGQAYVGRDFEEIVIRTNADGTRVLLKDVATINDGFVDYDNYSRFDGHPAITTQVLSVGDQSELDIAATVKAWVDARKATLPEGISMAHWADSSYYLKGRLDMMLENLLIGAVLVFLSLALFLRLKLAFWVMVGLPVAFLGTFLFMPQLGVTVNMISLFGFIVVLGIVVDDAIVVGESAYTNMRAKGHSVENVVEGVMRVAIPATFGVLTTIAAFIPVLMVSGPSGVFFSSMGYVVVMCLAFSIVESKLILPAHLAHMKVKHYGDNPGRFIRFQRFFSEGLHRFVDNRYAPFLARCLRRKWLTLSAFISLLILSIGLVAGGVLRVVFFPDIAADFLMVNLEMNEGTPSHQTHEALDRVQDGLRQVDAEVSAEIGVESGAVIGHLLAFARSETSGQIVAELVKDENATIQGPEVLRRWRAAVGEIPGVKQLGFAGAAGPGGGPSISIQLIGASIEQVARASQELERRVRGYAGTYDVRNSYERGRPEIKIDLKPEAEALGLTLSDLANQVRAAFYGVEVQRVQRGQDEVKVMVRYPRSERDSVGYLEDMRIRTPQGGRVPFGAVAEVQLAESPLFIQRFDRERAVRITAEVDKEEYEPEKITSDIMTKELPEVLAQFPGVRSRLSGSSQQAQETQVELMQGALLALFLIYALMAIPLRSYAQPLIIMSVIPFGIIGAMVGHWVLGLPVSMISWFGIIALSGVVVNDSLILVDYINHARAEGRPLMDAVVDASRTRFRPILLTSLTTFLGLAPITIFEKSLQAQLVIPMATSLSFGIVFATAITLVLIPTLYLILDSFGRWWREAWSHALPGKRPAEPPATEQDMTDGPNQRPEEV; this comes from the coding sequence ATGACCCGGATGAACCCCTATGCCGCGCTGATCGAGTGGTTCGCGCGCAACCCCGTCGCCGCGAACCTGCTGATGTTCATCATCCTGCTGGGTGGCCTGTACAGCGCCTTTACCATCAAGAAGGAAGCACAGCCCAAGATCGAGACCAACATGGTCACGGTCTCCATGCCGTTCCTGGGCGCCAGCCCCGAGGACGTCGAGGAAGGCATCCTGGTCAAGATCGAGGAAGCCATCCAGGACATCGAGGGCATCAAGGAAATCATCTCCACCGCCCGCCGCGGCAGCGGCACGGTGCAGGCCGAGGTGCTGACCGACTACGACGTCTCCGAGGTCATGGACGAGATCAAGGCCCGCGTCGACGCCATCCCCACTTTCCCCGACAACACCGAGAAGCCGGTGGTGTCGCGCACCCGCTTCGAACAGCAGGTGCTGATGGTGACCGTGTTTGGCAGCGTGCCCGAGCGCACCCTGAAGGAGTTCGCCAAGCAGGTTCGCAACGAGATCGTCACCCTGCCCGGCGTGACCCGCGCGCAGATCCTGGGCGGGCGCGATTACGAGATCAGCATCGAGGTCAGCGAGCACACGCTGCAGGCCTATGACCTGACCCTGGCCGAGGTGGCTGCCGCCATCCGCCAGGGCTCGCTCGACCTGCCGGCCGGCTCGATCCGCTCCGAGGCCGGTGACATCCAGGTCCGCACCAAGGGCCAGGCCTACGTGGGTCGGGACTTTGAAGAGATCGTGATCCGCACCAACGCCGACGGCACCCGCGTGTTGCTGAAGGACGTTGCCACGATCAACGACGGCTTCGTCGATTACGACAACTATTCCCGTTTCGACGGTCACCCCGCCATCACCACCCAGGTGCTGTCCGTGGGCGACCAGAGCGAGCTGGACATCGCCGCCACCGTCAAGGCCTGGGTCGACGCCCGCAAGGCGACACTGCCGGAAGGCATCAGCATGGCCCACTGGGCGGACTCTTCGTATTACCTGAAGGGCCGCCTGGACATGATGCTGGAGAACCTGCTCATCGGCGCGGTGCTGGTGTTCCTGTCACTGGCGCTGTTCCTGCGCCTGAAGCTGGCGTTCTGGGTGATGGTCGGCCTGCCGGTGGCGTTCCTGGGCACCTTCCTGTTCATGCCGCAGCTGGGTGTGACGGTGAACATGATCAGCCTGTTCGGTTTTATCGTGGTGCTGGGTATCGTCGTTGACGACGCCATCGTCGTGGGCGAATCCGCCTATACCAACATGCGCGCCAAGGGCCACTCGGTCGAGAATGTCGTCGAGGGCGTGATGCGCGTCGCCATCCCCGCCACCTTCGGCGTACTCACCACCATCGCCGCGTTCATCCCGGTGCTGATGGTGAGCGGGCCGTCCGGTGTGTTCTTCAGCTCGATGGGCTACGTGGTGGTCATGTGCCTGGCGTTCTCGATTGTCGAGTCCAAGCTGATCCTGCCGGCTCACCTGGCGCACATGAAGGTCAAGCACTACGGCGACAACCCGGGGCGCTTCATCCGCTTCCAGCGATTCTTCAGCGAGGGCCTGCACCGCTTCGTCGACAACCGCTACGCGCCCTTCCTGGCGCGCTGCCTGCGGCGCAAGTGGCTGACGCTGTCGGCGTTTATTTCCCTGCTGATCCTGTCCATCGGCCTGGTCGCCGGTGGCGTGCTGCGGGTGGTGTTCTTCCCCGATATCGCCGCCGACTTCCTGATGGTCAACCTGGAGATGAACGAGGGCACGCCGTCGCACCAGACCCACGAGGCCCTCGACCGCGTGCAGGACGGCCTGCGCCAGGTCGACGCCGAGGTCAGCGCGGAGATCGGCGTGGAATCCGGCGCGGTGATCGGCCACCTGCTGGCCTTTGCACGCTCCGAGACCTCGGGGCAGATCGTCGCCGAGCTGGTCAAGGACGAGAACGCCACCATCCAGGGCCCCGAGGTGCTGCGCCGCTGGCGCGCCGCCGTCGGTGAGATCCCGGGCGTCAAGCAACTGGGTTTTGCCGGCGCCGCGGGCCCCGGCGGCGGGCCGTCGATCTCGATCCAGCTGATCGGCGCCAGCATCGAGCAGGTCGCGCGCGCCTCGCAGGAACTGGAGCGCCGCGTGCGCGGCTACGCCGGCACCTACGACGTGCGCAACAGCTACGAGCGCGGCCGCCCCGAGATCAAGATCGACCTGAAGCCGGAGGCCGAGGCCCTGGGGCTGACGCTGTCCGACCTGGCCAACCAGGTGCGCGCGGCGTTCTACGGCGTCGAGGTGCAACGCGTGCAGCGCGGCCAGGACGAGGTCAAGGTCATGGTGCGCTACCCGCGCTCCGAGCGCGACTCGGTGGGCTACCTGGAAGACATGCGCATACGCACGCCCCAGGGCGGCCGCGTGCCCTTCGGCGCTGTCGCCGAGGTGCAGCTGGCCGAGAGCCCGCTGTTCATCCAGCGCTTCGACCGCGAGCGCGCGGTGCGCATCACCGCCGAGGTCGACAAGGAAGAATACGAGCCCGAAAAGATCACCAGTGACATCATGACCAAGGAACTGCCGGAAGTGCTGGCCCAGTTCCCCGGCGTGCGCTCACGCCTGTCCGGCTCCAGCCAGCAGGCCCAGGAGACCCAGGTGGAACTGATGCAGGGCGCGCTGCTGGCGCTGTTCCTGATCTACGCGCTGATGGCCATACCGCTGCGTTCCTACGCCCAGCCGCTGATCATCATGTCGGTGATCCCGTTCGGCATCATCGGCGCCATGGTCGGCCACTGGGTGCTGGGCCTGCCGGTGTCGATGATCAGCTGGTTCGGCATCATCGCGCTGTCCGGCGTGGTGGTGAACGACAGCCTGATCCTGGTCGACTACATCAACCACGCCCGCGCCGAGGGCCGGCCGCTGATGGACGCGGTTGTCGATGCGTCGCGAACGCGCTTCCGCCCCATCCTGCTGACCTCGCTGACCACGTTCCTGGGCCTAGCGCCAATCACCATCTTCGAGAAGAGCCTGCAGGCCCAGCTGGTCATCCCGATGGCGACCTCGCTGTCGTTTGGCATCGTCTTCGCCACCGCCATCACGCTGGTGCTGATCCCTACGCTGTACCTGATCCTGGACAGCTTCGGCCGCTGGTGGCGCGAGGCCTGGAGCCACGCACTGCCCGGCAAGCGGCCGGCGGAGCCGCCCGCAACCGAACAGGACATGACCGACGGTCCGAACCAGCGACCGGAGGAAGTGTGA